The following are encoded together in the Malaya genurostris strain Urasoe2022 chromosome 3, Malgen_1.1, whole genome shotgun sequence genome:
- the LOC131434408 gene encoding uncharacterized protein LOC131434408, protein MILKRLWECFQTIVFVGLSKELLENESPLDEDTVLLLKLFLKRLPTPICLVAHNGRSYDFVMLRKHMEAALPNDIYCLDSLRYFRCMEKSSIASGQIAATVPTMVVSMKEEEAEHRPKTIADFFAKKKTNNSFARKPLTEILPKKVARRSLKLDDIFKRLFEKSPQRKNNAEYDAETLLKCAIATNCKFVEFAEKNCDRFFKLPEN, encoded by the exons ATGATTTTGAAACGATTATGGGAGTGTTTTCAAACAATTGTATTTGTAGGCCTCTCCAAAGAATTACTGGAGAATGAATCACCTCTTGATGAGGACACAG TGCTACTCTTAAAGTTATTCTTGAAACGCTTGCCAACACCCATTTGTTTGGTAGCGCACAATGGAAGGTCTTACGACTTCGTCATGCTGAGAAAACACATGGAAGCTGCACTACCCAATGACATTTATTGCTTGGACTCACTACGCTATTTTAGATGTATGGAGAAAAGCAGCATAGCATCAGGACAAATAGCGGCAACTGTACCAACGATGGTCGTTTCAATGAAGGAGGAGGAAGCAGAACATCGACCGAAAACTATTGCGGATTTCTTCGctaagaaaaaaacaaataattcttTTGCAAGAAAACCTCTAACGGAGATTCTCCCCAAAAAAGTGGCCCGTAGAAGCTTAAAATTAGAtgatattttcaaaagattgtttgaaaaatCTCCCCAGCGCAAAAACAACGCCGAATACGATGCAGAAACATTGCTGAAATGTGCGATCGCCACAAATTGCAAGTTCGTGGAGTTCGCAGAGAAGAATTGCGATAGGTTCTTCAAGCTTCCCgagaactaa